Proteins encoded within one genomic window of Lampris incognitus isolate fLamInc1 chromosome 1, fLamInc1.hap2, whole genome shotgun sequence:
- the LOC130125967 gene encoding protocadherin gamma-C5-like: MTKRVRCGDWRWRALWLHHFFLLWSTIDGQTRYTIPEEVKQGSVVGNLAKDVGLGLSEMYERNLRVASEAGKQYFSVDAEKGELVVNKRIDREALCGQSASCVLSLQVVIENPSQLHRVEVEIQDINDNSPSFPSRVVTLEIAESASAGARFPLESAQDLDVGSNYVRSYSLSKDDCFNLNIKDVTGGRKVPELVLAKPLDREKKALHQLLLTALDGGNPVRSGTAQITIKVLDNNDNFPVFEKNLYKVSISENSAEGTSVITLKATDMDEGLNGEIDYAFGMHTPDNVVAVFDIDALTGKVTLKRKLDFETMTNYEIDVIAKDKGAPKMEGHCTVQVEVLDVNDNAPEIVLNSKPSPVREDAPSGTIVALVAARDVDAGENGKVTLQIPKGSPFSLKPSFSNNYALMTSGALDRESFSEYNIEITATDAGSPPLSSKKVIPVTVTDVNDSPPVFSQSSYNVYIKENTLPGSILYSVSASDLDFGDNAKISYSILDSKVQDVSVSSYVYINSDNGSIYSMHSFDYEKLKVFQIQVQAKDQGSPSLSSNATVHVFILDQNDNAPSVIYPSPAILGSLSHQRMPRSAKAGHLVTKVTAVDADSGHNAWISYKLSEATDASLFTVSLYTGEVRTKRAVSEQDDSSQRLLIEIKDDGEPVQSATVTVSVLIEDGLHEPILDLRHKVNEPSKKSGRITLYLILSLAGVSVLSVLTFLILAVKCIKNSRDSGSCCMRRSDCDDYKNPNRNLQIQLNTDGPIKYVEVLGGDMMSQSQSFRSCLSPMSEYSDFTLVKPSSTTDFKEMISVLDASLPDSTWTFESQQVSRELYISFINVP; encoded by the coding sequence ATGACAAAGAGGGTGAGATGCGGAGACTGGAGATGGCGGGCTCTTTGGCTGCATCATTTCTTTCTCCTGTGGAGTACAATAGACGGACAGACCCGGTACACCATCCCGGAGGAAGTAAAGCAGGGCTCTGTGGTAGGAAATCTAGCCAAAGATGTGGGTTTGGGTCTATCGGAGATGTATGAGCGTAACCTGCGCGTCGCCTCCGAGGCTGGTAAGCAGTATTTCAGCGTGGATGCGGAGAAGGGCGAGCTGGTGGTGAACAAGAGGATAGACAGAGAGGCTTTATGCGGACAAAGCGCCAGCTGCGTGTTGTCACTGCAGGTCGTGATAGAGAACCCCTCACAATTACACCGAGTTGAGGTGGAAATACAAGATATTAACGACAATTCCCCGAGTTTCCCGTCAAGAGTTGTGACGTTAGAAATAGCGGAGTCCGCGTCTGCGGGGGCGCGTTTTCCTTTGGAGAGTGCGCAGGATCTCGACGTTGGCAGCAATTACGTCAGATCGTATAGTCTGAGTAAAGACGACTGCTTTAATTTGAATATAAAAGATGTGACCGGCGGGAGGAAGGTTCCAGAACTAGTCTTGGCGAAACCTCTCGACCGAGAGAAAAAAGCTCTACACCAGCTTCTGTTGACGGCATTAGACGGGGGCAATCCGGTGCGATCCGGAACCGCTCAGATAACAATAAAAGTGCTCGACAATAATGATAATTTCCCTGTATTTGAGAAAAACCTTTACAAAGTTTCCATAAGCGAGAACAGCGCAGAGGGCACATCAGTCATCACACTGAAAGCGACGGATATGGATGAAGGTTTAAACGGAGAGATAGACTATGCCTTCGGGATGCACACACCGGACAATGTCGTGGCTGTGTTCGACATCGACGCTTTAACCGGAAAGGTCACTCTTAAACGCAAATTAGATTTCGAAACAATGACCAATTATGAAATAGATGTTATTGCTAAGGATAAAGGAGCTCCTAAAATGGAGGGGCATTGTACTGTTCAGGTAGAGGTGTTAGATGTAAACGACAACGCTCCAGAAATTGTACTCAACTCCAAACCCAGCCCCGTGCGTGAGGACGCCCCAAGTGGCACCATAGTGGCTTTGGTCGCTGCCAGAGATGTTGATGCCGGTGAAAACGGTAAAGTAACGCTACAAATACCCAAAGGCTCTCCGTTTAGCCTGAAACCCTCCTTCTCTAATAATTACGCACTGATGACCAGTGGCGCTTTAGACCgagagagcttctcagagtataATATTGAGATAACAGCCACCGATGCAGgatctcctcctctctctagtaAGAAGGTTATTCCTGTCACCGTTACTGATGTGAATGACAGCCCTCCTGTATTCTCTCAGTCCTCCTATAATGTTTATATAAAAGAGAATACGCTACCAGGCTCAATACTTTACTCGGTATCAGCATCTGATCTGGATTTTGGTGACAACGCCAAGATCTCCTACTCCATCCTGGACTCTAAAGTACAGGACGTGTCTGTGTCGTCCTATGTTTACATCAACTCTGACAATGGCAGCATCTACAGCATGCACTCGTTTGATTATGAGAAACTGAAGGTGTTTCAGATCCAGGTGCAGGCTAAAGACCAGGGCTCTCCGTCTCTGAGCAGCAACGCCACTGTCCACGTTTTTATCCTGGACCAGAACGACAATGCCCCCTCTGTTATTTACCCATCCCCCGCTATTCTGGGGTCACTCTCTCATCAGAGGATGCCCCGTTCTGCTAAAGCTGGACATCTGGTTACCAAGGTAACGGCCGTGGATGCAGACTCGGGCCATAACGCCTGGATCTCCTATAAGTTGTCAGAGGCCACGGACGCCTCTCTGTTCACTGTCAGTCTTTACACAGGGGAGGTGAGGACTAAACGTGCTGTGTCCGAGCAGGACGACTCCTCTCAGAGGCTTCTTATAGAGATCAAGGACGACGGAGAACCGGTCCAGTCCGCCACGGTCACAGTGTCTGTTCTCATTGAGGATGGACTTCATGAGCCCATTCTGGATCTTAGACACAAAGTCAACGAGCCCAGCAAGAAAAGTGGGAGAATCACCCTGTACTTGATCCTCTCTCTGGCCGGGGTGTCCGTACTGTCTGTGCTGACTTTTCTCATTTTAGCAGTTAAGTGTATTAAGAACAGCAGGGACAGCGGTAGCTGCTGCATGAGACGGAGCGACTGTGACGACTACAAGAACCCCAACAGAAACCTCCAGATCCAGCTCAACACTGACGGACCTATTAAATATGTGGAGGTCCTGGGAGGGGACATGATGTCTCAGAGTCAGTCCTTCAGGTCCTGTCTCTCTCCCATGTCAGAGTACAGCGATTTCACCCTGGTTAAGCCCAGCAGCACCACTGACTTTAAGGAGATGATCAGTGTTTTAGACGCGTCTTTGCCAGACAGCACCTGGACCTTTGAGAGCCAGCAGGTGAGCAGAGAATTATATATTAGCTTCATAAATGTTCCATAA
- the LOC130123217 gene encoding protocadherin gamma-C5-like, translating into MTKRTGCGDWRWRALLWHHFFLLWSTIDGQTRYTIPEEPKQGYVVGNLARDVGLGLSEMYERNLRVASEAGKQYFSVDAGKGELVVNERIDREALCGQSASCVLPLQVVIENPLQLHRIEVEIKDINDNPPTFLTSELALKIAESTVAGMRFPLESALDPDVGTNSLKSYTLSKDECFSLKVKESGNGRKVPELVLERQLDRERKAVHELLLTALDGGNPVRSGNSKITVTVLDVNDNVPQCEKPVYKASVNERASKGTLISKVKATDSDEGLNGEVTYSFGERTSDAVLATFDMDPVTGEITLKGDLDFEDTANYEIDVNVKDKGSPSMEGHCSLHLEVVDVNDNAPEIVLTSQPNPVREDAPTGTVVALISARDRDSGENGKVKLQLPKSSPFSLKPSFSNNYALVTSGGLDRESFSEYNIELTATDAGSPPLSSQKTIPVTIIDVNDNPPVFSQPSYNVYIKENTLPGSILYSVSASDLDFGDNAKISYSILDSKVQDVSVSSYVYINSDNGSIYSMHSFDYEKLKVFQIQVQAKDQGSPSLSSNATVHVFILDQNDNAPSVIYPSPAILGSLSHQRMPRSAKAGHLVTKVTAVDADSGHNAWISYKLSEATDASLFTVSLYTGEVRTKRAVSEQDDSSQRLLIEIKDDGEPVQSATVTVSVLIEDGLHEPILDLRHKVNEPSKKSGRITLYLILSLAGVSVLSVLTFLILAVKCIKNSRDSGSCCMRRSDCDDYKNPNRNLQIQLNTDGPIKYVEVLGGDMMSQSQSFRSCLSPMSEYSDFTLVKPSSTTDFKEMISVLDASLPDSAWTFESQQVSRV; encoded by the coding sequence ATGACAAAAAGAACGGGGTGCGGAGACTGGAGATGGCGGGCTCTTTTGTGGCATCATTTCTTTCTCCTGTGGAGTACAATAGACGGACAGACTCGCTACACCATCCCGGAGGAGCCTAAACAAGGATATGTGGTAGGAAATCTAGCCAGAGATGTGGGTTTGGGTCTATCGGAGATGTATGAGCGTAACCTGCGCGTCGCCTCGGAGGCTGGTAAGCAGTATTTCAGCGTGGATGCGGGGAAGGGCGAGCTGGTGGTGAACGAGAGGATAGACAGAGAGGCTCTATGCGGACAAAGCGCCAGCTGCGTGCTACCTCTGCAGGTCGTGATAGAGAACCCGCTGCAGCTGCACCGGATAGAAGTGGAAATAAAGGATATAAACGACAACCCTCCTACTTTTCTAACAAGTGAGCTGGCGTTGAAAATAGCCGAAAGCACGGTCGCGGGCATGCGCTTTCCTTTGGAGAGCGCCTTGGACCCGGACGTGGGTACCAACTCCCTTAAATCCTACACTCTCAGTAAAGACGAGTGTTTCAGTTTGAAAGTAAAAGAGTCCGGTAACGGAAGAAAAGTCCCCGAGCTTGTTTTGGAGAGACAgctggacagagagaggaaggctgTCCACGAGCTGCTTTTGACTGCGTTGGACGGAGGCAATCCGGTGAGATCGGGAAATTCAAAGATAACGGTCACCGTTTTGGATGTTAATGATAATGTGCCTCAGTGTGAGAAACCAGTTTACAAAGCCTCCGTCAATGAGCGAGCCTCGAAGGGCACGTTAATCAGCAAAGTCAAAGCGACTGATAGTGACGAGGGCTTAAACGGGGAAGTAACGTATTCATTTGGTGAACGTACATCGGATGCTGTGTTGGCTACATTTGATATGGATCCGGTTACAGGAGAAATTACGCTGAAAGGTGATTTAGATTTCGAGGATACCGCAAATTATGAAATCGACGTAAATGTAAAGGATAAAGGCTCCCCGTCGATGGAGGGCCATTGCTCTCTCCACCTGGAGGTTGTAGACGTTAACGACAATGCTCCAGAAATAGTTTTAACCTCCCAGCCTAATCCTGTGCGTGAAGACGCGCCCACAGGCACGGTAGTAGCCTTGATCAGTGCCCGAGACCGCGACTCCGGTGAAAACGGAAAAGTGAAGTTACAGCTCCCGAAGAGCTCTCCATTCAGTCTGAAACCCTCCTTCTCTAATAATTACGCACTGGTCACCAGCGGTGGTTTAGACCgagagagcttctcagagtataATATTGAGTTAACAGCAACTGATGCAGGCTCTCCTCCCCTCAGTAGTCAGAAAACTATTCCTGTCACCATCATTGATGTGAATGACAACCCTCCTGTATTCTCTCAGCCCTCCTATaatgtctatataaaagagaaTACGCTACCAGGCTCAATACTTTACTCGGTATCAGCATCTGATCTGGATTTTGGTGACAACGCCAAGATCTCCTACTCCATCCTGGACTCTAAAGTACAGGACGTGTCTGTGTCGTCCTATGTTTACATCAACTCTGACAATGGCAGCATCTACAGCATGCACTCGTTTGATTATGAGAAACTGAAGGTGTTTCAGATCCAGGTGCAGGCTAAAGACCAGGGCTCTCCGTCTCTGAGCAGCAACGCCACTGTCCACGTTTTTATCCTGGACCAGAACGACAATGCCCCCTCTGTTATTTACCCCTCCCCCGCTATTCTGGGGTCACTCTCTCATCAGAGGATGCCCCGTTCTGCAAAAGCTGGACATCTGGTTACCAAGGTAACGGCCGTGGACGCAGACTCGGGCCATAACGCCTGGATCTCCTATAAGTTGTCAGAGGCCACAGACGCCTCTCTGTTCACTGTCAGTCTTTACACAGGGGAGGTGAGGACTAAACGTGCTGTGTCCGAGCAGGACGACTCCTCTCAGAGGCTTCTCATAGAGATCAAGGACGACGGAGAACCGGTCCAGTCCGCCACGGTCACAGTGTCTGTTCTCATTGAGGATGGACTTCATGAGCCCATTCTGGATCTTAGACACAAAGTCAACGAGCCCAGCAAGAaaagtgggaggatcaccctgtaCTTGATCCTCTCTCTGGCCGGGGTGTCCGTACTGTCTGTGCTGACTTTTCTCATTTTAGCAGTTAAGTGTATTAAGAACAGCAGGGACAGCGGTAGCTGCTGCATGAGACGGAGCGACTGTGACGACTACAAGAACCCCAACAGAAACCTGCAGATCCAGCTCAACACTGACGGACCTATTAAATATGTGGAGGTCCTGGGAggggacatgatgtcccagagtcAGTCCTTCAGGTCCTGTCTCTCTCCCATGTCAGAGTACAGCGATTTCACCCTGGTTAAGCCCAGCAGCACCACTGACTTTAAGGAGATGATCAGTGTTTTAGACGCGTCTTTGCCAGACAGCGCCTGGACCTTTGAGAGCCAGCAGGTGAGCAGAGTGTAA
- the LOC130125988 gene encoding protocadherin gamma-C5-like codes for MAFVDRGAVMQRRLPVWQVLLWWHHVFLLWSTTDGQTRYTIPEELTQGSVIGNLAKDLGLVVSELHRRKLRITSEAGKQYFSVDLGKGGLVVSERIDREELCGQRVPCLLPLEVVIESPLQLHRIEIEIQDINDNSPSFITKERVLKIAESINPGARFPLESALDPDVVANTVRTYAISRNDHFKLNIKNHKDGTKFPELVLEKSLDREKQAVHRLILTAVDGGDPARSGTSEITITVLDINDNAPQFDRQVYEVNVSENAAAGTEILRVTATDTDEGVNGEIEYLFGEQSTDLVVSMFDIEPTTGAIVVTGVLDYEKNPLHRFDVIAKDKGNPELESHCGIEIKVGDVNDNTPEIIVTSLTTPVPEDSAIGTVIALISAKDPDSGDNGKVKLIVSSNSPFKLNPSVSNHYTLVTNGPLDRETLTHHSIKISATDAGKPSLSSEKIVTVDLLDVNDNPPVFSQPSYIIYVKENYAAGKILCTVSATDLDQSDNAKISYSILDSKVQDVSVSSYVYINSDNGSIYSMHSFDYEKLKVFQIQVQAKDQGSPSLSSNATVHVFILDQNDNAPSVIYPSPTILGSLSHQRMPRSAKAGHLVTKVTAVDADSGHNAWISYKLSEATDASLFTVSLYTGEVRTKRAVSEQDDSSQRLLIEIKDDGEPVQSATVTVSVLIEDGLHEPILDLKHKVNEPRKKSGRITLYLILSLAGVSVLSVLTFLILAVKCIKNSRDSGSCCMRRSDCDDYKNPNRNLQIQLNTDGPIKYVEVLGGDMMSQSQSFRSCLSPMSEYSDFTLVKPSSTTDFKEMISVLDASLPDSTWTFESQQVSRQGFCFILSP; via the coding sequence ATGGCTTTTGTGGATCGAGGAGCAGTAATGCAGAGAAGACTGCCTGTGTGGCAGGTGCTTTTGTGGTGGCATCATGTCTTTCTCTTGTGGAGTACAACAGACGGACAGACTCGCTACACCATCCCGGAGGAACTAACGCAGGGCTCCGTGATAGGAAATCTGGCCAAAGATCTGGGTTTAGTCGTCTCTGAGCTTCACCGACGCAAACTGCGGATTACCTCGGAGGCTGGTAAGCAGTATTTCAGCGTGGACTTGGGAAAAGGAGGACTGGTGGTCAGTGAGAGGATAGACAGGGAGGAACTGTGTGGACAAAGAGTGCCGTGTCTGTTACCTTTAGAGGTGGTTATAGAGAGCCCCCTGCAGCTGCATCGAATCGAGATCGAGATACAGGATATTAATGACAATTCCCCCAGTTTTATTACGAAAGAGAGGGTTTTGAAGATAGCAGAGTCGATTAACCCGGGCGCGCGATTTCCGCTCGAGAGTGCCCTGGATCCAGACGTCGTGGCCAATACGGTGCGAACCTACGCCATCAGCCGGAACGACCATTTCAAATTAAACATTAAAAATCACAAGGACGGTACGAAATTCCCCGAGCTGGTGCTGGAGAAGTCTCTCGATCGGGAGAAACAAGCTGTGCACAGGCTTATCCTCACCGCTGTGGATGGCGGCGATCCTGCGCGTTCAGGGACGTCTGAAATTACAATTACAGTGCTGGATATCAACGACAACGCGCCGCAGTTTGACAGACAGGTGTATGAGGTCAACGTAAGCGAAAACGCGGCGGCTGGAACGGAGATTTTGCGCGTCACAGCTACGGACACGGACGAGGGGGTAAATGGAGAAATTGAATACTTATTTGGAGAACAATCGACAGATTTGGTCGTGTCAATGTTTGATATTGAGCCAACCACCGGAGCGATAGTTGTGACAGGGGTGTTAGACTATGAAAAGAATCCGCTGCATAGATTTGACGTCATAGCTAAAGACAAGGGAAATCCCGAGCTGGAGAGTCACTGCGGCATTGAAATCAAAGTAGGCGATGTTAACGATAACACACCTGAAATTATTGTGACCTCCTTAACCACACCTGTTCCAGAAGATTCTGCTATCGGCACGGTCATTGCACTAATAAGTGCCAAAGACCCGGATTCGGGGGATAATGGTAAGGTGAAATTGATCGTGTCTTCAAATTCTCCATTCAAATTGAATCCATCCGTTTCTAACCATTACACGCTGGTAACGAATGGGCCACTTGACCGTGAAACATTGACACATCATAGCATAAAGATAAGCGCCACTGACGCGGGGAAACCATCACTGTCCAGTGAGAAAATAGTCACTGTTGATTTGTTAGATGTTAATGACAACCCACCAGTATTCTCCCAGCCTTCGTATATCATTTATGTTAAAGAGAATTACGCGGCTGGTAAAATATTATGCACAGTGTCCGCAACTGATCTCGACCAGAGTGACAACGCCAAGATCTCCTACTCCATCCTGGACTCTAAAGTACAGGACGTGTCTGTGTCGTCCTATGTTTACATCAACTCTGACAATGGCAGCATCTACAGCATGCACTCGTTTGATTATGAGAAACTGAAGGTGTTTCAGATCCAGGTGCAGGCTAAAGACCAGGGCTCTCCGTCTCTGAGCAGCAACGCCACTGTCCACGTTTTTATCCTGGACCAGAACGACAATGCCCCCTCTGTTATTTACCCCTCCCCCACTATTCTGGGGTCACTCTCTCATCAGAGGATGCCCCGTTCTGCTAAAGCTGGACATCTGGTTACCAAGGTAACGGCCGTGGATGCAGACTCGGGCCATAACGCCTGGATCTCCTATAAGTTGTCAGAGGCCACAGACGCCTCTCTGTTCACTGTCAGTCTTTACACAGGGGAGGTGAGGACTAAACGTGCTGTGTCCGAGCAGGACGACTCCTCTCAGAGGCTTCTCATAGAGATCAAGGACGACGGAGAACCGGTCCAGTCCGCCACGGTCACAGTGTCTGTTCTCATTGAGGATGGACTTCATGAGCCCATTCTGGATCTTAAACACAAAGTCAACGAGCCCAGAAAGAaaagtgggaggatcaccctgtaCTTGATCCTCTCTCTGGCCGGGGTGTCCGTACTGTCTGTGCTGACTTTTCTCATTTTAGCAGTTAAGTGTATTAAGAACAGCAGGGACAGCGGTAGCTGCTGCATGAGACGGAGCGACTGTGACGACTACAAGAACCCCAACAGAAACCTGCAGATCCAGCTCAACACTGACGGACCTATAAAATATGTGGAGGTCCTGGGAGGGGACATGATGTCTCAGAGTCAGTCCTTCAGGTCCTGTCTCTCTCCCATGTCAGAGTACAGCGATTTCACCCTGGTTAAGCCCAGCAGCACCACTGACTTTAAGGAGATGATCAGTGTTTTAGACGCGTCTTTGCCAGACAGCACCTGGACCTTTGAGAGCCAGCAGGTGAGCAGACAAGGCTTTTGTTTCATATTGTCTCCATGA